The window CTCATGACTTGATCAACGCGAAGCCTGCCGCTGCCGCTGTGCGTGAGTTTTTTGGCTCCTCGCAGCTCTCGCAGTTTATGGATCAAACGAACCCGCTGTCTGAAATCACGCATAAGCGTCGCGTTTCGGCCCTGGGGCCTGGTGGTTTGACGCGTGAACGTGCGGGCTTTGAAGTCCGCGACGTGCATCCCACGCATTATGGCCGTATCTGCCCGATTGAAACACCGGAAGGTCCGAATATCGGTCTGATCAACTCGCTGGCCACCTATGCCCGTGTGAACCAATATGGCTTTATCGAAAGCCCCTATCGCCGCGTGAAGAGCGCCAAGGTCACGAACGACGTGGTCTATCTCTCCGCGATGGAAGAAGGCCAATATACGATTGCTCAGGCGAACTCAGAGCTTGATAAGAACGGCAAGTTTGTTTTGGAAATGATTGTTTGCCGTAAGAACGGCGAAGTCATTGTCGCCGCCGCCGAGGAAATCGATTTCATCGACGTCTCGCCCAAGCAAATCGTGTCCGTCGCCGCCGCGCTCATCCCGTTCCTTGAGAACGATGACGCGAACCGCGCTCTTATGGGCTCGAACATGCAACGTCAAGCCGTTCCCTTGTTGCGCAACGATGCGCCGCTGGTGGGTACGGGTATGGAAGGCGTTGTGGCACGCGATTCCGGCGTGGCCGTTGTGGCTCGCCGTTCGGGCATCGTGGATCAGGTTGACGCGACGCGCGTTGTTGTGCGTGCGACAGAAAATCCCGATCCAACCGCGCCGACGGTTGATATTTACAACATGTTGAAGTTCCAACGCTCGAACCAAAGCACCTGCATCACGCAGCGCCCGATTATCAAGGTCGGCGATCAGGTTCAGGCGGGGCAGATCATTGCCGATGGTCCTTCCACGCAGTATGGTGAGTTGGCCTTGGGCCGTAACGTGCTGGTCGCGTTTATGCCTTGGAACGGCTACAACTTCGAAGATTCGATCTTGATTTCCGAACGTATCGTCAGCGAAGACGTGTTCACCTCTATTCACATCGAAGAGTTCGAAGTGATGGCGCGTGACACCAAGCTGGGTCAGGAAGAAATCACACGCGACATTCCGAACGTCGGCGAAGAAGCCCTGAAGGCTCTTGACGAAGCGGGCATCGTGTATGTCGGCGCGGAAGTCAATCCGGGGGATATTCTGGTCGGTAAAGTGACGCCCAAGGGCGAAAGTCCCATGACGCCGGAAGAAAAACTCCTTCGCGCCATCTTTGGTGAAAAGGCTGCTGACGTGCGCGACACGTCGCTTCGTCTTCCGCCGGGTGTGACGGGAACCATCGTCGAAGTGCGCGTGTTCTCGCGTCGCGGCGTCGAGAAAGATCAACGTGCCATTGCGATTGAACGGAGCGAAATCGAACGCCTCGCCAAGGATCGCGATGATGAGCGTCTGATCATCGAGCGCGGCTATTTTGAGCGTTTGCGCCATCATCTGGTTGGGCAAAAGGCTTCGGCGGGTCCCAAGAATTTCCCGACGGGCAAAGCCATCACGGAAGAAATGCTGGCCGAGTTCACCAAGGGTCAATGGCGTCAGGTTAGCGTCAAGGACGACAAGGCGATGGAAAAGGTTGAAGCCATCGGTAAGGTCTTTGATGAACAGTTGAACGCTTTGAAGAAACGCTTTGAAGACAAGGTTGGCAAGCTGCAACGCGGCGACGAATTGCCTCCCGGTGTCATGAAGCTGGTCAAGGTGTTTGTGGCCGTGAAGCGCAAGCTTCAACCGGGTGATAAGATGGCCGGTCGTCACGGGAACAAGGGTGTCGTTTCGCGCATCCTGCCTGTTGAAGATATGCCTTATCTGCCCGATGGTCGCCCTGTTGACATCGTCCTCAATCCTTTGGGCGTGCCTTCGCGTATGAACGTCGGACAAATCCTTGAAACGCATTTGGGGTGGGCGTCGGCCAACCTTGGCCGTCAAATCGGTCAAGCGCTGGATGCCTATCAGCTTCAAATCGAGCAAGAGAAAAAGGCGTCGCTGGGCGATGTTCGCACTAAGCTTAAGGCCGTTTATGGCGATGACCTTTACAAGGCCGAGATTGCTGGGCTTTCCGACGAAGATACGGCTGGCCTTGCCAACAATCTGCGCGGCGGCGTTCCCTTTGCCACGCCCGTCTTTGACGGCGCGCGCGAGGCGGATATCGAACGCATGCTAGAGATGGCGGGTCTTGCCACATCGGGTCAGGAAACGCTGATCGATGGCCGTACAGGCGAAGCCTTCGACCGCAAGGTGACGGTTGGGTATATCTATATGCTCAAGCTGCACCATTTGGTTGATGACAAGATCCATGCGCGTTCCATCGGGCCTTACAGCCTTGTGACGCAACAGCCTTTGGGCGGTAAGGCGCAGTTCGGCGGCCAACGCTTCGGTGAAATGGAAGTCTGGGCGCTGGAAGCTTACGGCGCGGCGTACACGTTGCAGGAAATGTTGACGGTCAAGTCGGATGACGTGACGGGTCGTGCGAAGGTCTATGAGGCCATCGTGCGCGGTGACGACAACTTTGAATCCGGCATTCCTGAATCCTTCAACGTGTTGGTCAAGGAATTGCGTTCCTTGGGTCTGAACGTTGATCTGGACCAAAAGAAGCTGTTGGAGCTGGCGCAGGCTGAAGAAGATGCGGATGCCGCAGAAGCAGCAGCGGAATAGGACTATAATACAATGACTGGCGGATATTTTTATATTCTTGCCAGTCAGAGAAACGGGACACTTTATGTTGGCGTTACGAACGATTTAGCAAGACGCGTGGCGGAACATAAGGAAGGCAAGATAAAAGGGTTTTCGACGCGTTACGGGATTAAGACGCTGGTTTATTACGAAGTTTATGATCGCATTCTTGATGCGATTGCTCGTGAAAAAGGCGTCAAGGAATGGAAACGCGCTTGGAAGTTGGAATTGATCGAGAGCACGAATCCGGAATGGAGGGATTTGTATCTTGATCTAAACAAATAGCGTCATTCCGGCGCAAGCCGGAATCCAGCGCCGAGTGTCCACGAGGCGTATGAGTCATAAGCGCCGCAGACGCGGCGCACTGGATCCCGACTTTCGTCGGGATGACGCAAGGGATGAGGTTTGGCGAAATAGAGCGAGAGTTGTTATAACGAATACGATGCAGAGGAATAGGAGAATAATCGCGATGCCAATGACAAAGCAAATGCGTTTTGATGTGAGCAAACTGCCAGAAGGCAAGTATACGGCCTTTGTGCAGGCGCGTCTTGTTTCTGATTGGCAGCGAGTGGCCGAAGAGCTTGAGAAAGTTGGGGGTGGCATTTATGCGACGAATAATGTTTCGCGTATCGTGGATGTCAGGGGATGCAATAAAAAGGATCTTCTGGCAATAGCTGCTAGCGATTCCGCATGGCGAATTCTTCCCGTTCGCGAGGATAACAAAATTTTGGTGATGCGCGCACATGTTCACCATTTGGTACAAGGCAACAACCTACCTTCGAAATTGAATATCGCCTAAGCGAAGCGTCTTATCGGGAGCGACAAATGAACGATCTTATGAATATCTTTAATCAGCAAGCAGCGCCAGCCGCGTTTGACCAGATGCGTATTTCGATTGCATCGCCCGAGCGTATTCGCTCGTGGTCTTTCGGCGAGATCAAAAAGCCGGAGACGATCAACTATCGCACGTTCAAACCTGAACGCGACGGTTTGTTCTGCGCGCGCATCTTTGGCCCGATCAAGGATTACGAATGTTTGTGCGGCAAGTACAAGCGCATGAAGTATCGCGGCATCATCTGCGAAAAGTGCGGCGTTGAAGTCACGCTTCAAAAAGTTCGCCGCGAGCGCATGGGCCATATCGAGTTGGCAAGCCCCGTCGCGCATATCTGGTTCATGAAGTCGCTGCCTTCGCGCATCGGCCTTTTGATCGATATGACGCTCAAAGAAATTGAACGCGTTCTGTATTTCGAAAACTACATCGTGACCGAACCCGGCTTGACACCGCTTAAGCCACGTCAGCTGTTGTCCGAGGAAGACTATCTGACCGCACAAGACGAGTATGGCGAGGACGCCTTCACCGCCATGATCGGCGCGGAAGCGGTCAAGCACATGCTGTGCGGCATCGATCTGCATGAGGAAAAAGTCGCCCTTCGCACCGCGATGGGGGAGACAAGCTCAGACGCCAAGCGTAAGAAGATTGTTAAGCGTTTGAAGTGCATCGAGTCCTTCATTGATTCCGGCGCGCGTCCTGAATGGATGATTTTGGACGTTGTGCCTGTCATTCCGCCTGAATTGCGTCCTCTCGTTCCTTTGGACGGTGGCCGCTTCGCGACATCGGATCTGAACGATCTATATCGCCGCGTGATCAACCGTAACAACCGCTTGAAGCGCCTGATCGAGCTTCGCGCTCCCGATATCATCGTGCGTAACGAAAAGCGCATGTTGCAAGAGTCTGTCGATGCATTGTTTGACAATGGTCGTCGTGGTCGCGTCATCACGGGCGCGAACAAGCGTCCGCTTAAGTCGCTGTCCGACATGCTTAAGGGCAAGCAGGGTCGTTTCCGCCAAAACCTTTTGGGCAAACGCGTCGATTATTCGGGGCGTTCCGTTATCGTCGTCGGCCCAGAGTTGAAGTTGCACCAGTGCGGTCTGCCTAAGAAGATGGCGCTAGAGCTGTTCAAGCCGTTTATTTATGCCAAGCTAGAGCTGTACGGCATGGCCTCCACTATCAAGGCCGCCAAGCGCCTTGTTGAAAAAGAACGCCCTGAGGTTTGGGACATTCTTGAGGAAGTTATCCGCGAGCATCCCGTGTTCCTTAACCGCGCTCCGACGCTTCATAGACTTGGTATTCAAGCCTTTGAGCCGACCCTTATCGAAGGCAAGGCGATCCAGCTTCATCCGCTCGTTTGTACGGCTTTCAACGCCGACTTCGACGGTGACCAGATGGCCGTCCACGTTCCGCTTTCACTGGAAGCGCAGTTGGAAGCTCGCGTCTTGATGATGTCGACCAACAACATCCTGTCGCCTGCGAACGGCAAGCCGATTATCGTGCCATCGCAAGATATCGTTTTGGGTATTTACTACATCACGATGGAGCGTAAGGGCGAGAAGGGCGAAGGCATGGCCTTTGCCACGATTGGCGAGATCGAACAGGCTATCAATGCTGGCGTTATCACGCTGCATTCCGCGATTAAGGCTCGATATCATGGCGTCAATGCCAAGGGTGAGCCCGAGATCACGCGCGTCGAAACGACAGCGGGTCGCATGATGATGTCCGAGATTTTGCCTCGTCATCCCAATTTGCCATTCAGCCTGATCAATCGTCTTTTGACCAAGAAGGATTTGACGAACGTCATTGACGCCGTCTATCGCCATTGCGGTCAGAAGGAGACGGTTATCTTTGCCGATCGCATGATGGGGCTTGGCTATCGTAACGCTTGTCGTGCCGGTATTTCGTTTGGTAAGGACGATTTGGTTATCCCCGCCGCCAAGCCCAAGTTGATTAAAAAGGCGCAGGATCAAGTCAACGAATATGAACAACAGTATCAAGATGGTTTGATCACACGCGGCGAAAAATACAACAAGGTCGTTGACGTTTGGTCGTCTTGCACGGAGCGCGTCGCCGAAGAAATGATG of the Bdellovibrionales bacterium genome contains:
- the rpoB gene encoding DNA-directed RNA polymerase subunit beta, coding for MAQSNPVVSAKTTSGGIRIRKSFGRIPEVAEMPNLIEVQRRSYEYFLQMDVPPAKRDRVGLQEVLRSAFPIRDFAERAVLDFVSYELEQPKYDVEECQQRGMTFAAPLKVTLRLTVFDVDETTGVKSIRDIKEQDVYMGDMPLMTANGTFVVNGTERVIVSQMHRSPGVFFDHDKGKTHASGKYLFAARVIPYRGSWLDFEFDAKDMVYVRIDRRRKLPVTTLLYALYGDETEKLRVKREKAGKPLELHEIQGMGKEEILSSFYDLVPYKKVKNGWTTAFNAERVKGQKLASKIVDAKNGKTVAEEGTKMTPRLITKLVDAGLKEVLVQAENLIGSYLATDMIDEKTGVVLFEAGNELTAEILEQIEATGVKEIQLLGIDHVNVGPYIRNTMAADKNVSREDALIDIYRVMRPGEPPTVESAEALFQGLFFNLERYDLSPVGRVKMNSRLGFKTDDQVRVLRKEDILKIVKIMCELKDGRGEIDDIDHLGNRRVRSVGELMENQYRLGLLRMERAIRERMSSIEIDTVMPHDLINAKPAAAAVREFFGSSQLSQFMDQTNPLSEITHKRRVSALGPGGLTRERAGFEVRDVHPTHYGRICPIETPEGPNIGLINSLATYARVNQYGFIESPYRRVKSAKVTNDVVYLSAMEEGQYTIAQANSELDKNGKFVLEMIVCRKNGEVIVAAAEEIDFIDVSPKQIVSVAAALIPFLENDDANRALMGSNMQRQAVPLLRNDAPLVGTGMEGVVARDSGVAVVARRSGIVDQVDATRVVVRATENPDPTAPTVDIYNMLKFQRSNQSTCITQRPIIKVGDQVQAGQIIADGPSTQYGELALGRNVLVAFMPWNGYNFEDSILISERIVSEDVFTSIHIEEFEVMARDTKLGQEEITRDIPNVGEEALKALDEAGIVYVGAEVNPGDILVGKVTPKGESPMTPEEKLLRAIFGEKAADVRDTSLRLPPGVTGTIVEVRVFSRRGVEKDQRAIAIERSEIERLAKDRDDERLIIERGYFERLRHHLVGQKASAGPKNFPTGKAITEEMLAEFTKGQWRQVSVKDDKAMEKVEAIGKVFDEQLNALKKRFEDKVGKLQRGDELPPGVMKLVKVFVAVKRKLQPGDKMAGRHGNKGVVSRILPVEDMPYLPDGRPVDIVLNPLGVPSRMNVGQILETHLGWASANLGRQIGQALDAYQLQIEQEKKASLGDVRTKLKAVYGDDLYKAEIAGLSDEDTAGLANNLRGGVPFATPVFDGAREADIERMLEMAGLATSGQETLIDGRTGEAFDRKVTVGYIYMLKLHHLVDDKIHARSIGPYSLVTQQPLGGKAQFGGQRFGEMEVWALEAYGAAYTLQEMLTVKSDDVTGRAKVYEAIVRGDDNFESGIPESFNVLVKELRSLGLNVDLDQKKLLELAQAEEDADAAEAAAE
- a CDS encoding GIY-YIG nuclease family protein, which encodes MTGGYFYILASQRNGTLYVGVTNDLARRVAEHKEGKIKGFSTRYGIKTLVYYEVYDRILDAIAREKGVKEWKRAWKLELIESTNPEWRDLYLDLNK